ccttccctctctctctctctctctctctctcatatttcATCCTATTTCCTCtatgatctttatttttcaactatTATCTATGCGCGAGTATATTTGAATACGTTTGTTTCGACTTCACGTTGAccatttcaatttcttttttcttcctcccccACCtaccctcttctttttcgttcttcgctCGATAcattcacatacacacacatgcgcgTCCGCGCgcatatataagaaaaaaagcaagttACGTAACACATGTTAACACAGCACACCTACACGCCCATAATAGAACACCGCGGAACGCGAAAaacgataaatgaaaatttggcgagaaacgaacgaacgtgtgTCGGATGAGATGTGTTGTTCCAACaaagaaacacaaaaaaatacataaattatattattatcatcgttatcatcatcatcatcatcatcatcatcattatcatcattatcatcgtcgtcgttgtcatcgttgtcgttattATCGTGGCCATCGCCATCGCTAtcttcatcgtcatcatcattgtcatcGTTATCGAAAGAGAGTCGAGAAGAAAATCTGCGGACACCCGCGTGTCGTCTTGCCAGTAGCGCGGGAATGGCAACGTTCGATCCATGAAGTTTGAAACACGGCCGTTTGTGTGttggatatattattataataatataacgagaTGAATTTAAcggtataaaaaagaaaaaaaaatatcgcaaccaaaaagaaagaaaaaagaaaaaaaaaagttgtccGCTTGGCATCGAGAAGCTAGCAGCAAACCAGCGTCGCTTCCAAAATGGCTCCCTGTGCTGCCCTTCCCTCCCTGTTTATCAGCAAAATCCTTTGTTcccaaccaccaccaccaacccTTCCCCGCCCCCATCCAAAAACAACACCTTCTCTTCGTCCCTCCTACCGAATTACGTTCTATTTGTATTTATCATCGATCATcgtaattgtaaattataattattattataaacgtttACACGAGATAATAAATTCTGATAAAATGTCTAAGAaaaaccataaaaaaaaattacggctggtctctctctcttacaatacgcttttcttcaataattaattgttgttCTTTTTACGTAGCACTTTCTTTTggtttgtcctttttttcttttaattttttgtcctttattttttcgtagtctttgtatttttactctttatttttttcctttgatagTTCCCTTCATTCCtccaataataatatattattacgatcgGTAGTTTTGAATCACTGTACGGagttcatttaaaaagaagcAATGAAGTAATGAAGCTGTGCAAAAGTAACGTCAACGTTAGGGTGATGAAATTTACTATGAAATTTATCAAGAACCGAATTCGAATTTCTCTCAAATTtgatcaataatttctttgaattGCTTAATCGCGTTCTTGAACGTCGTCCACCAAGGTGGTGAAAGGTCAATATAAATCTGTGaattcaagaagaagaagaggaagaagaaaaagcgatCCTACGCACATAGTTATATCAatcgaattatataatttagattGGGGGgtgaatggaagaaaaagagaaaaatcattcATAATAAGACTAATATTATCTGTCCTTCGTGATCACGAAACACTTGGAACAGTGATCGATGCATAGgatttagttctttttttttttttttttttttttttttataaacaaaatttctaaaacTTATTGGACCGAGTCCTAATTTAAAGaatagtaattttttctttactcttaaagaatttttttaatgaacatataaaattaattaatttacacaAGAGAAAATACTCCTCACACTTGTCAGAATCTCTTCACTATAGGATATTACGTACTCGtttatcatttaaattctGTCAAGGTAATcacgaaaatttatatttcaatataatagcAATCAATATCAGTGACGTGTAAAGATTTTTCTACggttatatatgaaatatgtatgtatccatATTTCGCAAACGTTGTTACATCGTTTTGCCCTTGCAAAtgttcacattttttttcatttgctttttttgaaataattaaaaattttttatggtGATCGTTAGCatgccttttttttctttttttttttttttcattcatataacACTTTATCAAAGTTTAGATAAGAAAACTTAAGACGTTCTACATATGTCGTGTTTACTTGTCGTTCTATGAAAaaaacatatgcatatatatgatattatttgctaatcgaaatttgtatatatatttttttaatggagGTTTATACTTTCATGATTACCGCACGTGCTATATCATTGCATAGTTCGAACATATGTCTTCTtacgaaaattcttttttttttctctttttttttttcttttttttttttttaattgaataaacGCGTTTTATTCCACTTGattctaaagaaaagagaaacgaacatAGCGAAGAAAGATTTCACATTCATCATAGTGATCCTCAACttgtgttataaaataaaaaacactCTCAATAATGggtgaaaaatttatttttttctaggatggaaaaagaatggaaaaaaagaggtttttttttcagatcgagaataaaaaaaatattttgagaaATGCGATTCAATCGTTGGTTTCGAGATCATACCAGTTGCCGATCCTAATTATAGAGTACAATATTTAGAGATTCTCAACATGTGCTAAGAAGTAAAACTTTTAGATGTACAACGttagaaagtatataaattaaatataaaatttattgtgtgtgtatgtatacatatatatatatatatatatatatttcctttcattcatatcattataattttatatttatacaaggAAAAGTTACATGGCGAATCTACGTgaggtatataataaaagattgagAATCACTGCTTCAACCGATTACTGCACATCTATATAgatctaaagagaaaaattaaattattaatcaaatgCTAACTTTGTGACGTAacatatattgtatttgtaaATGTATTCGTGTAATTGCGAGTAAGAAAAGATCGtcgtttgtaatttttattgtctttttctGTCAGAGAAGTTTAAGTTAGAACGGACGCCGTGACCTACGAGATCATCGTCACGTATATTCGAATACCTGACAGCACATGACTTCATTGGAAGCATCACGTAATCCATATCTCTACACAGGAAAGTTCTTGTTTCGATCAGTGGACGACTAAATTGATTGGTATCACGACGATTGACACCATTAATTAACGCATTCTCGAttcacaattatattttatcatcatacatattgtaaatttatcgAGACAAAGACTTATATAAGTTCGAAAATTTTATGTCTTTAATAGGTGAATTTCGATCTGACGAAATACGAAAGTATGATGAAACTTTATAACGAAAAGTATCACAGAagttcgtaaatatttatttatgtatgtacgtacttacgtacgtacgtatgtattgcgattggtaataataattaagaaaaaagaaaaaaaagttttcaagaGAACTTTTTtgttacgaattaatttttaatgacagaaaaaagaaggacgatttttttgttcgtacAATGTCCCTTAAAGATTCTCCTTCGATGTAtttcgtgtctctctcttgtctcgagaattttattatttcgtaattgatattgtaaaaaaaagtttatggaaatatttacgtatttatcaATGGTCCATTTTGGAttgtgagagagggagagggagagggagggaaagaaaaaaaattatttaaaaagacgtcaatacgacgatgacgagtgttaaaataaatacttgTCTATCGTTGATAAATTTAGAATCTCTACCAACTGTACTTTTGAATAGagttattatgtatatatatacatatatacatgtgtgtgtgtgtgtgtgtgtgtgtgtgtgtgtgtgtgtgtgtgtgtagacatacacacacatatcgatcgataatcgtaAGCTTCGACAAGACGTCATTTAAATTGCGCGTCCGTCTTGTCTGTTAATgcagtatatataaaaaaaaaaaaagagagaaaaaaagaaagaaaaaaatttgcgaTATTCCCTATAAAACGTTTCGAGTAAAAGAGATTATTGATAGGATaagaaaacttaaaaaaaaaatgatcatttTTCACGATACCAATGATGGTAGGAGACGCATGTTCGAAATTTTTACGTAAGGTATTCGAAGAATTCAGCGCGAGTTTTAAAACGTTCTGCGATTGGTTAACGCATCCGCCGATGAACGTTGATTGGCGAGTGAATCGGATGAGGTGGGGATCAAGTGTTTGAGCAGGGTCGGTGGTGGAACATAGGAACTTAAAGGTCACCTTCAGTCGCCCAAACGTCGTGCGAGTGTTGTCTTTGACGGTTCGAGAGGTAGCAGCTAGAGTGCTGCATTTTATCAGAGagcgagaaagcgagaaagagagagagagagagagagcgaagagCACGTTTTATCGTTGCTTCTTTCGCTCGTTGAgctcaatttcttctttaagtAAGTAATAACGCCATTATGAGATatctttatattcatattaaaaagACGTCGAATcttatattcgtaataaaaggACGCCAAATTTAATATTCGACGTGTGACGAATACcgaatttttcatcgtttgCATCGTTTTAACTCTTCCGAGCTCGATACAAGATCATTAAAACGTTCTAAACAATTCGAACACGTTGGAAAAGGATTCCTTAGGTAGTCGATAGTCGCTTGTTTCTTGACGTTAAGGTCGATTCACAAATTTTCTTGTCCGTAACTTTTACCTACGTCGAATACGTTCGAGGTATAATTTCAGGGGCTTCGGATTTATCCTACGTTCGTGTTTAATACGCTTGAAAACGTCAAGTGACGTTTCGATATCGTACGATTCGTTCGGAACAGATATCATAGCAATTATCGTCTATGCACGAATATTGATATTGGACGGGAAGGGTTCACTCATACCGATAGTGTGTAATAtgtaaacattatttatcTCACGCAACTGAGAAACGACATGGGAAATGTTGTGAATCGACCTTTATTCGATAGATTATCATTACTGCATATCATCACCGTCAGGTTTTCATCTTTTGATTTGACGTTCCATCTTTGAAATATTGccaaaatgttttttctaataatgacGCCACGTTTCGCAGATCCAAACGATCCTTTGAGAATATTGTTCGACtgtctctttcgtctttttattatttttatgttttttaaatatttctttccaatttggaagttaaaataattagaattcgATCACAAACGTAAAGACAATCATTTAAATGACGACAATCGTCCGTATATAAAAACAGAATTTACTGTTGCCAAACTTATAtgtcgtatatatgtattatgtgcCATCATGTGTACATTACTGAGGCAACATTGCAAGTTTATGTTCTATCGTAACAAAAGAAACTCGTccgaaaaagagatatagcATGCTATGAAAATTTGGTGTCAAGGTGAGAGATCGTCTCTGTTACTTCAAAATTTATCGTTCGGATTGTAAACAATTAAAAGAACAGTAATtacacaataattattaatattattacattattttgtcgttttttttttaatgtagaTCGTTTGTCATTAATTTTAGTCTCAAATATggattacaaaaagaaaaatatacattccAAAAATATCTATTCACGGATAGATGTTACGAAGAAAAGTCATATTGATCACTGTTCTACTGCTACTACAATGCTATCTGTTGTACATAATAATCCAATTatgttagataaaaattacgatACTAGAAAAGAAACTGATATATACAATGATAAATCAAACTCTTATGACTTATCAAGAGAAAGTTCAGAAGTACTTTGTGTTTGTGATACGCAATTTGGAACTGTTTTAAGTAAATaacatttagaaaattttaagtatttgtgttaataaaaataatatgacgaCATAAAAGTAAATCCTactaatatatcatataattaatgtCTTACCAAATTCATTTcaaaaatctctttcttttaatttattctgtTTTATAGAAAGATTGTCAAATCTGCGACACAATCATGGCTGAAGACTTAGTACCGCAGACCAAATTTATAAAACCAGGTAGTCATAAAGGTAAAGGCCTAGCTGTCTTTACCAGCGGTGGTGATTCACAAGGTAAATGTTCATctgataatcgatatatatttaattttggatattaaaaaacattatatttaaatattatttttcaggtATGAATGCCGCAGTAAGGGCAGTTGTAAGAATGGGTATATATTTGGGTTGCAaagttttctttatcaaaGAAGGTTATCAAGGTATGGTTGATGGTGGAAGTAATATAGTAGAAGCAACTTGGTCGTCCGTATCATGTATTATTCATAGGGTCGGtagataatatttgataagaattttaaatttgttataatttagTACATTGTAGTTTTGTCAAATCTTTAGGGTGGTACAATGATAGGATCTGCTAGATGTCAAGAATTCAGAGAACATGCTGGTCGTTTAAGAGCAGCTAAAAATTTAGTAACAAATGGAATATCCAATTTAGTTGTTATTGGAGGTGATGGTTCTCTAACTGGCGCAAatcttttcaaagaagaatGGGCTGACCTTTTGAAGGAACTTGCAGCAAATGGTGTGTAAACGAAATTAgatctaattataataattgtattattcaacgttatataatatagtaattatgCCCTAGGTGAAATAACATCTGAACAAagtgaaaaatacaaatgctTACATATTGTTGGTATGGTGGGTTCCATTGATAATGATTTTTGCGGAACTGATATGACTATTGGAACGGACTCTGCATTACATCGTATTATAGAAAGTATTGATGCTATTGTTAGCACAGCTTATTCTCACCAACGTACGTTTATAATGGAAGTTATGGGGAGACATTGTGggtatgtatgatataaaatttaatgtatattgAAAACAACAATTTACTTCATATCCAGAAAGAGTCATTAGGTGCAATGAAAGTTTATTATGTTATCATAGTTGATCTAAAGAGCTGATACaagttttctactttttttgaacatttctttctgttttaataTTGGCCTATCTATTGGTATTGGTTACCGCACTTTGTCATATGGtatagtataaaaattaaaattaacatttgGCTAGGTATCTGGCCATTGTGGGTGCTCTAGCTGCAGAGGCAGACTATGTTTTCTTCCCAGAATGTCCACCTCCCATCGACTGGCctgaaaaattatgtaaaaagttGGAACAGGCATGttttatgaattttcaaaatttttcattttgttgcTTTTAACTAATGggattttaacaaaaaaatttttttatctaatatcatGCTTCAATCACTGAGTGGTTgtcaatgttaaaaatatgtacCACATTTAAAATCCTCCTCCGATATAAATACGGGCGAGTGGACAAAAATGCTCCTTTTGTATTTaacaaatgaattataaatgtgtagatttattattttgattggaaaaaaatatttcatataatcaGAAATCAGAAGCTTCCAGGTATTTAACAATAGCTTCGAGTTTGGCTTCTGAAGCTTGCTATTCGTTTCTTCCTGAATGTCCAACAAAAGGTGATTGGGTCAATGAACTTTGTGAAGCTGTGCAGAAGGCATGTCAGCTCTAAATACTTTTAGTAACATGCTTTTGATTACACGATTATTTCAATCCTAGTAACAATTTATGGAATAGTTAGATCCCTTTGATTGTAGGAagatatattcaaattttttattaaatataacgtaGCCCATTACTTTTAAAGGACATTCAATCATATATTTCAAGTGCTAGATTTCATATTAAAACGAGAagtaatattcaatatatttagtTACATCTCTTTACGAgtattcgattttttaaatatatagtatctaTCAATGAAGATTCTTTGATATGCCAAATGTGCAATGATATgttattgattaatttcatttatcctATTTAAAATTTGCTCTTGTATTATGACTCTAATAAGACAATGCAAATGTATTTAAGAAGTGTAGTACATATTATTTTAGCTAGTTTTCATGACATACCATTACAGTTACCTGGCTCTAGTGGCAGCTATCTGTTGTGAAGCAGATTTTGTTTTCATCCCAGAATGGCCACCAGAGCAGGATTGGCCGAACAAGCTCTGCAAAAAATTATTGCAGGTTTgctaacctttttttttttcattttttaaagagcAATTAATGTGCTTTTGCTTTTTGTACATCATATctttacataaattaaaaattagctTTTTTTACAGTTTAATTCATAATCACATAAATGATGAAAAGCTTTGTATGAAtagaatacatataaattattcttaatttcttaCTCATAATGGGGTAAGTTATTCGTagttcgttttccttttttgcttCTGTGttcattatttcaaaatcTAACATTACATCCACAaagcaaatataatatacgatgtCTTGAAATCCTATAAAATGcaatagaataaaaatccaGTAGTAGttgcataaatattttcataattctaataaaatgaaatataattagaagtgttttataataattaaaatatcgtatattttatgCTCTTCACAACTATTTTGGATTGATTAATAACTTGCTTgcaaattttactttattatcgttatataaactttttatataaaattaagagcgattatattttttttaaataataaatatattttcaggaACGTCTTACTGGACAAcgattgaatattattattgtagcTGAAGGTGCTGTAGATAGGAATGGTGATCCTATTACTGCTGCAAAAGTACATAAAGTTGTTGTTGATAAATTACAACAAGATACCAGGATCACTGTGTTGGGTCATGTCCAAAGAGGTGGTAATCCATCTGCTTTTGATAGAGTGTTGGTAAGTTTTTTgtcattgattttttctttttttttttcatttttttttgtcatttgcagtttttattttatgcaatctttttttatgcacatattattttatttggaaattggtaatattttataggGGTGCAGAATGGGTGCCGAAGCTGTAATGGCATTAATGGAAGCAACGCCTGAAACAGAAGCTTGCGTTGTTACATTGGATGGAAATCAAGCTGTTAGATTACCACTAATGGAATGTGTACGTCGTACGAAGGCTGTAGCTAAAGCTATGGCAGATAAAAATTGGGATCTTGCAGTCAAACTTCGGGGAAAGtaaggaaataatataatttcaataatttaataagacaCCGGCGCGCGTTTGTGATTCTATGTTcacatgatttttatattttacagagGTTTCGCCCGTAACTTGGAAACATACAAAATGTTGACTCGATTGAAAGCACCTGCAGATTATGATGCAaaggtaatattttaatattttctattatatgtttattcttatttaatatttatttaaatgtatattcgtataaatggAATTGAAAATCTTGATTAGTCCTGtgctaataaaattatatgtgtattaatCGTTGCATGTAATTacaattctaatattttaagatttttgattctataatataataaaaaatatatggaaatggtatttatatacaaatatgaaATAGTGATCAAATTGTGAAATAATGGTCAGACTATTGTTAATAGcagattcaaaaaaaaaaagaaaaaaaaaagtatgtataaaataataactttttacaAACATTATTTTGTCTgacatttatttcgaataattctgtatatatatatatacataaatatctacatatatttaataaataaataaatatatatgtatataccttaTGTAATATTGCTTCAGGAAATGAATGGTCCTACATTAACAaaggtaaatttatataaaatagtcaCAAGCTTACACCCCTTTTTTACCATTGTGTTTAACACTTCAAGGAAATTTctaattacttcttttttcttctaaaagcAATTCACTCTATGTGGACAAGTGAGTTAAATAGTAAATTCATATCTTGCtgtattataaaacaaataacaaacaatttttataagatgTAGTTATTGTATATCAATTATCCTTTCAGACTGTGTATACAAAAACATTGTGTTTTAATATGCATGTAGCATGAGAGAtgttgttaatatttaaaatacatatattttctatatatatatgtgtgtgtatatagacattcatatttttattttattgcagGATCATCATACAGTAGCTGTAATGCATATTGGTTCACCTTCTTGTGGTATGAACGCTGCAGTACGTTCTTTTGTACGAAATTGTATCTATAGAGGTGATAAGgtatgttaaagaaaaataaattgatatatcttttatatttttatcaatcttactaataaaattatccAATTTAGGTCTATGGAGTCTATGATGGTATACTGGGTCTTATGTCTGGAAAGTTCAAATTAATGGATTGGCCCTCTGTAACAGGATGGGTATCACAAGGTGGTGCTTACTTAGGAACAAAACGTACTCCTCCGAAAGATGATCAATTACCTCAAATAGctcaaaaattaaaagaatttggAATCCAGGCTTTACTTATTATAGGTGGATTCGAGGTTAATAAACGATTAGTTTTTATCGACATATCTATTTTAtcacgtttaaaaaatatttttttatcaattattttgttgttatttcttttttaatttttgattttatttatttattttttattttattttattctattctattttattttatttgatttgttttttaattatataggGTTATCAAACAGGACTTACATTCTATAATGCAAGAGACAAATTTGAAGAATTTAGAATTCCTATTGCTATGATACCTGCTACTATCAGTAATAATGTTCCTGGGACAGAATTTTCTTTAGGTTGCGATACTGCTTTAAACGAAATTACTGAGGTACTTTCTAGTATTATTCCTGtgtgttaatattatttatagaatatcttatatttcatttatatgatAATCATCTTTCTTCAGATTTGTGATCGCATTCGTCAATCAGCACAAGGTACTAAACGTCGTGTATTTATCATCGAGACTATGGGTGGTTATTGCGGTTATTTAGCGACTGTAGCAGGATTGGCCGGTGGTGCTGATGCAGCTTATATCTTTGaggaaaaattcaatattaagGATTTAAATCAGGACGTAATAGCAATGGCTGCAAAAATGTCGGAAGGTGTGCAGAGAGGTCTTATtcttagaaatgaaaatgctAATTTGAATTATAATACTGATTTCATGCAAAGACTGTTTAgtgaggaaggaaaaggattGTTCAGTTGTAGGATGAATATAATCGGTAATTATACGtaacataaattaatttcatatataagaaaaaatactgaAGCTGtaagaaatttgaaaagttaattttattttttacttctaaaGGTCACATGCAACAAGGTGGTTCGCCAACTCCTTTTGATCGTAACTTGGGTACTAAAATGGGTTCTAAAGCTGTTGAATGGTTTAGCgagcaatttaaaaaatgtactaATGCGGAAGGACGTACGGTCACAACGGATCCAACTAGTGCAGTAATGTTAGGTATCGTTAGAAGACAGTACAGGTTCACACCTTTCAAAGATCTCATGGAAGTTACTGATTTCGAGTAAGTGTTtgatctcgttttttttttttttttaatatatatcgtgtgttattaaaaatatatgattgtatatattatataaaaaaaaatttattcgcaGGCATCGCATT
This genomic interval from Vespula pensylvanica isolate Volc-1 chromosome 8, ASM1446617v1, whole genome shotgun sequence contains the following:
- the LOC122631001 gene encoding ATP-dependent 6-phosphofructokinase isoform X5: MAEDLVPQTKFIKPGSHKGKGLAVFTSGGDSQGMNAAVRAVVRMGIYLGCKVFFIKEGYQGMVDGGSNIVEATWSSVSCIIHRGGTMIGSARCQEFREHAGRLRAAKNLVTNGISNLVVIGGDGSLTGANLFKEEWADLLKELAANGEITSEQSEKYKCLHIVGMVGSIDNDFCGTDMTIGTDSALHRIIESIDAIVSTAYSHQRTFIMEVMGRHCGYLAIVGALAAEADYVFFPECPPPIDWPEKLCKKLEQERLTGQRLNIIIVAEGAVDRNGDPITAAKVHKVVVDKLQQDTRITVLGHVQRGGNPSAFDRVLGCRMGAEAVMALMEATPETEACVVTLDGNQAVRLPLMECVRRTKAVAKAMADKNWDLAVKLRGKGFARNLETYKMLTRLKAPADYDAKDHHTVAVMHIGSPSCGMNAAVRSFVRNCIYRGDKVYGVYDGILGLMSGKFKLMDWPSVTGWVSQGGAYLGTKRTPPKDDQLPQIAQKLKEFGIQALLIIGGFEGYQTGLTFYNARDKFEEFRIPIAMIPATISNNVPGTEFSLGCDTALNEITEICDRIRQSAQGTKRRVFIIETMGGYCGYLATVAGLAGGADAAYIFEEKFNIKDLNQDVIAMAAKMSEGVQRGLILRNENANLNYNTDFMQRLFSEEGKGLFSCRMNIIGHMQQGGSPTPFDRNLGTKMGSKAVEWFSEQFKKCTNAEGRTVTTDPTSAVMLGIVRRQYRFTPFKDLMEVTDFEHRIPTYQWWMKLRPLLKVLAKHESTYEEEGLYITVEEMDLDNDAPLV
- the LOC122631001 gene encoding ATP-dependent 6-phosphofructokinase isoform X6 gives rise to the protein MAEDLVPQTKFIKPGSHKGKGLAVFTSGGDSQGMNAAVRAVVRMGIYLGCKVFFIKEGYQGMVDGGSNIVEATWSSVSCIIHRGGTMIGSARCQEFREHAGRLRAAKNLVTNGISNLVVIGGDGSLTGANLFKEEWADLLKELAANGEITSEQSEKYKCLHIVGMVGSIDNDFCGTDMTIGTDSALHRIIESIDAIVSTAYSHQRTFIMEVMGRHCGYLALVAAICCEADFVFIPEWPPEQDWPNKLCKKLLQERLTGQRLNIIIVAEGAVDRNGDPITAAKVHKVVVDKLQQDTRITVLGHVQRGGNPSAFDRVLGCRMGAEAVMALMEATPETEACVVTLDGNQAVRLPLMECVRRTKAVAKAMADKNWDLAVKLRGKGFARNLETYKMLTRLKAPADYDAKDHHTVAVMHIGSPSCGMNAAVRSFVRNCIYRGDKVYGVYDGILGLMSGKFKLMDWPSVTGWVSQGGAYLGTKRTPPKDDQLPQIAQKLKEFGIQALLIIGGFEGYQTGLTFYNARDKFEEFRIPIAMIPATISNNVPGTEFSLGCDTALNEITEICDRIRQSAQGTKRRVFIIETMGGYCGYLATVAGLAGGADAAYIFEEKFNIKDLNQDVIAMAAKMSEGVQRGLILRNENANLNYNTDFMQRLFSEEGKGLFSCRMNIIGHMQQGGSPTPFDRNLGTKMGSKAVEWFSEQFKKCTNAEGRTVTTDPTSAVMLGIVRRQYRFTPFKDLMEVTDFEHRIPTYQWWMKLRPLLKVLAKHESTYEEEGLYITVEEMDLDNDAPLV